A region from the Algoriphagus machipongonensis genome encodes:
- a CDS encoding lipocalin family protein codes for MRKSFHLTLYLLLLFGFYSCQSIPKGATAVSPFEIEKYMGTWYEIARIDFKFEENLNNTTANYKLQPDGKVKVTNRGYNYVKEEWEEAIGKAKFRGESDVAELKVSFFGPFYAGYNVIGLEGYYEYALVAGKDLDYLWILSRSKSIPEAVKNKFLEKAKSIGYDTSRLIWVEQDKNE; via the coding sequence ATGAGAAAATCCTTCCATTTAACACTTTACCTTTTATTGCTTTTTGGGTTTTACTCCTGTCAATCCATCCCAAAAGGAGCAACTGCAGTTTCCCCTTTTGAGATAGAAAAGTACATGGGTACCTGGTATGAAATAGCCCGAATAGATTTTAAATTCGAAGAGAACTTAAATAATACCACAGCAAATTATAAGCTTCAGCCTGATGGAAAAGTCAAAGTGACGAATAGGGGATATAACTATGTCAAAGAGGAATGGGAAGAAGCAATCGGCAAAGCTAAATTCAGAGGGGAAAGTGATGTAGCAGAACTCAAGGTCTCGTTTTTTGGACCATTTTACGCTGGCTATAATGTTATCGGATTAGAAGGATACTATGAATATGCTCTCGTAGCTGGAAAAGACTTAGACTACTTGTGGATATTATCGCGAAGTAAGTCTATACCTGAAGCAGTCAAAAATAAGTTTTTAGAAAAAGCCAAAAGCATTGGTTATGATACTTCGAGACTCATTTGGGTTGAACAGGATAAAAATGAGTGA
- a CDS encoding TMEM175 family protein encodes MRSQLFNSKNRNPNINYRGESPSRLDNLTDAVFGIAVTLLIFNLSSPNSLEDLIVFTKTLPAFLISIGFLILIWQEHVRFSEMYTLRGSWLVFLNSLFIALIIFYVYPLRFLTLFLTNLIFGTDISLQISAVEIPDLMIYYGSIAFALYFVLFWFYFIAIRNKEILALSKYEEMHTNYQQIRIVIMFTVPLLSILLVWILRTQSIAWASFLGGMVYGLYTPAILVWLKSYKKAAKRSLDMGK; translated from the coding sequence ATGCGCAGCCAACTTTTTAATTCTAAAAATAGAAATCCTAATATTAACTATCGAGGAGAAAGTCCTTCTCGATTGGATAACCTGACGGATGCTGTTTTTGGGATAGCTGTTACACTTTTAATCTTCAATTTATCCAGTCCCAATTCACTGGAGGACTTGATCGTTTTTACGAAAACACTTCCAGCATTTTTAATTAGCATTGGTTTTCTGATCCTGATCTGGCAGGAACATGTAAGATTTTCTGAGATGTACACGCTGAGAGGATCTTGGCTTGTTTTTCTCAATTCGCTTTTTATAGCTTTGATCATATTTTATGTTTACCCGCTACGCTTTTTAACCCTCTTTTTGACCAATTTAATCTTTGGTACAGACATTTCATTGCAGATTTCAGCTGTAGAAATCCCCGATTTAATGATCTATTATGGCTCCATCGCTTTTGCTCTCTATTTTGTCCTTTTTTGGTTTTACTTCATTGCTATCAGGAATAAAGAAATACTTGCTTTAAGTAAGTATGAGGAGATGCATACCAACTACCAGCAGATTCGAATTGTGATCATGTTTACGGTGCCTTTACTATCCATCTTGTTAGTTTGGATATTACGAACCCAGTCAATAGCATGGGCTTCGTTCTTGGGTGGAATGGTCTACGGTTTATATACCCCAGCAATTTTGGTATGGCTAAAATCTTATAAAAAAGCAGCAAAGCGATCCCTTGATATGGGGAAATAG
- a CDS encoding YncE family protein, translated as MIQFNKNGISKICVVLIAILGFSLKSQAQEYYVYVTAESEDEVALIKFDGEKAWVEETIPVGVWPAEIEGPHGINISPDGKYWYLSLAHGNPYGILYKFSTETNEVVDTVQLGLFPASLQVSKATGLLYCVNFNLHGDMVPSTVSVVDPEEMIEIEKIETGVMPHGSRISSDGLYHYSVGMMSGELFEISTAKLKVTRKLNLDGKEEEMKMDGMDHSTMDHSQMGHSMMTASQPMYHSATKPTWAIPHPNNGKVYVAGNGSDEVLEVDLEKWEITDRFKTGKAPYNCDVTPDGRYLVVTYKGSGETGIWDLKKKKELPRVKNTRKVTHGVSISSDSKYAFISVEGIGGEPGTMDVIDIKNAEKVASVDMGKQAGGIIFWKMD; from the coding sequence ATGATTCAATTTAATAAAAATGGGATCTCCAAAATTTGCGTTGTCCTGATCGCGATCCTAGGATTTTCTTTAAAATCCCAAGCTCAGGAATACTATGTTTACGTCACAGCAGAATCAGAGGATGAGGTAGCATTGATCAAATTTGATGGTGAAAAAGCTTGGGTGGAGGAAACCATTCCTGTCGGTGTATGGCCGGCAGAAATAGAAGGTCCGCATGGAATCAATATAAGTCCTGATGGAAAATACTGGTATCTATCACTTGCCCATGGCAATCCCTATGGGATTTTATATAAGTTTTCTACCGAAACGAATGAGGTTGTAGACACTGTTCAGTTGGGGCTTTTCCCTGCCTCACTCCAAGTTTCTAAGGCCACAGGCCTTTTGTATTGTGTCAACTTCAACCTTCATGGGGATATGGTACCAAGTACTGTTTCTGTTGTCGATCCCGAGGAGATGATAGAAATTGAGAAAATTGAAACAGGAGTGATGCCTCATGGGTCCAGGATTTCATCAGACGGACTCTATCACTATTCGGTGGGTATGATGTCTGGAGAACTCTTTGAGATATCCACGGCAAAATTGAAGGTTACGAGAAAGCTAAATTTGGATGGGAAAGAAGAAGAAATGAAAATGGATGGAATGGATCACAGTACAATGGATCATTCTCAGATGGGACATAGCATGATGACAGCATCTCAGCCTATGTACCATAGTGCCACTAAGCCGACTTGGGCTATTCCTCACCCAAATAATGGTAAAGTTTATGTAGCGGGAAATGGATCGGATGAAGTTTTGGAAGTGGATTTAGAAAAATGGGAAATCACGGACCGTTTCAAAACTGGAAAAGCACCATACAACTGTGATGTGACACCAGATGGAAGATATCTTGTCGTTACATACAAGGGAAGTGGGGAGACAGGTATTTGGGATTTAAAAAAGAAAAAAGAACTTCCTAGAGTTAAAAATACCCGAAAAGTAACCCATGGTGTATCCATCTCCTCTGACAGTAAATATGCATTTATCTCTGTGGAAGGTATCGGTGGTGAACCAGGAACAATGGATGTTATAGATATTAAAAATGCAGAAAAGGTGGCCTCAGTAGATATGGGTAAACAAGCAGGAGGTATCATTTTCTGGAAAATGGATTAA
- the polA gene encoding DNA polymerase I: MPQKQAHKLFLLDAMALIYRAHFAFSKNPRINSKGLNTGVMLGFTNTLLEVLDKENPTHIGVAFDTHAPTFRHIQYEPYKANRQEQPEDIGVAIPWVKEIVKAFNIPILEMDGFEADDIIGTLAKQAEAENFTVYMMTPDKDYGQLVDDHIFLYKPAFMGKGIEVMGPKQICEKWDIERVDQVIDMLGLMGDSVDNIPGIPGIGQKTAVKLLKQYGSVEELIKNTDDLKGKQKENVINFAEQGILSKQLATIKIDVPVNFVEEELKYDGFNEETLKTIFAELEFRTLASRIFKDGKTKKAAIKGNDQLGLFGDSKATTSTPTIEFEEETVNAAPIPEHKNILTTAHQYHKIAGPEAIEELVSYLMLQDQLCFDTETTSVNAMEAELVGISFAYLSGEAYYIPCPADRAETDQILEQLKPVFQNEKILKIGQNIKYDLLILKNYDVEVKGKLYDTMLAHYLIEPEGKHSMDWLAEQYLNYQPVSITELIGKKGKNQGNMRDVDVDQVTEYASEDADITLQLKEKLDPFLKENLLEKLFYEVENPLINVLTEMEFEGIRIDTKSLAEMSISLEKESKEIENKVYEIAGVRFNLASPKQLGDVLFEKLKLDPKAKKTKTGQYATGEEILSKLANEHEIARAILDFRQMVKLKSTYVDALPTMINSKTGKIHTTYNQFVAATGRLSSINPNLQNIPIRTERGREIRKAFVPRDENHILLAADYSQIELRIMAAFSGDESMIEAFKNGRDIHATTAAKIFQVPLEEVTSDMRRKAKTANFGIIYGISAFGLSQRLSISRTEAKEIIDAYFKEFPAVKEYMDRAIEKARNDEYVETLLGRRRYLRDINSRNATMRGFAERNAINAPIQGSAADLIKVAMIDVHNWMKKENLKSKMILQVHDELVFDAHKDEVEILKKNIPELMSNAIKMDVPVEVEVGTGDDWLQAH, translated from the coding sequence ATGCCCCAAAAACAAGCACATAAGCTTTTTTTACTTGATGCCATGGCTCTTATATACAGAGCCCATTTTGCATTTAGCAAGAATCCTAGAATAAATAGCAAAGGTTTAAATACTGGGGTCATGCTGGGCTTTACCAATACGCTATTAGAGGTACTAGATAAGGAAAATCCTACCCATATTGGGGTCGCTTTTGACACACATGCCCCAACTTTTAGACATATTCAATATGAGCCTTATAAAGCCAATCGGCAGGAACAGCCAGAAGATATTGGCGTAGCCATCCCATGGGTAAAAGAAATTGTCAAGGCTTTTAACATTCCTATTTTGGAAATGGATGGATTTGAGGCAGATGATATAATAGGCACTTTAGCCAAACAGGCAGAAGCGGAGAATTTCACCGTTTACATGATGACTCCTGACAAGGATTATGGGCAATTAGTAGATGATCATATTTTCCTATACAAACCGGCTTTTATGGGAAAAGGAATTGAAGTCATGGGGCCTAAGCAGATCTGCGAAAAATGGGATATCGAACGGGTAGACCAAGTCATTGACATGCTTGGCTTGATGGGTGACTCTGTTGACAATATTCCAGGAATTCCCGGTATTGGTCAAAAAACCGCTGTGAAGCTGCTGAAACAATATGGTTCTGTGGAAGAACTTATAAAAAACACCGATGACCTGAAGGGTAAGCAAAAGGAAAACGTAATAAACTTTGCAGAGCAAGGTATTTTATCCAAACAACTGGCGACCATTAAAATTGATGTTCCAGTTAACTTTGTCGAGGAAGAACTGAAATATGATGGTTTTAATGAAGAAACTTTAAAAACCATCTTTGCTGAGCTGGAATTCAGAACCCTGGCCAGTAGAATTTTTAAAGATGGAAAAACCAAAAAGGCAGCAATAAAAGGCAATGATCAGTTAGGGTTATTCGGTGATAGCAAGGCCACAACCTCCACACCTACAATAGAATTTGAAGAAGAAACGGTAAATGCCGCACCGATACCCGAACATAAAAACATACTTACCACCGCACATCAATACCATAAAATTGCTGGACCGGAAGCCATTGAAGAGCTCGTTTCTTATTTGATGCTTCAAGATCAGCTTTGTTTCGATACCGAAACCACTTCTGTAAATGCTATGGAGGCTGAGCTGGTCGGAATTTCTTTTGCCTATCTCAGTGGAGAGGCTTATTACATTCCTTGCCCAGCAGATAGAGCAGAAACAGATCAAATTTTGGAACAACTTAAGCCTGTTTTTCAAAATGAAAAAATTCTCAAGATTGGTCAAAATATAAAATACGATCTGCTCATCTTGAAAAATTATGATGTGGAGGTAAAAGGGAAACTCTATGATACCATGCTCGCTCATTACCTTATTGAGCCAGAAGGAAAACACTCTATGGACTGGTTAGCAGAGCAATACCTTAACTACCAACCGGTATCCATCACCGAACTCATCGGAAAAAAAGGGAAAAATCAGGGTAATATGCGTGACGTAGATGTCGATCAAGTCACAGAATATGCCTCTGAAGATGCTGATATAACGCTACAGCTTAAGGAAAAGCTCGACCCTTTTTTGAAAGAGAATTTATTGGAAAAGCTTTTTTATGAGGTAGAGAATCCATTGATCAATGTATTGACAGAGATGGAGTTTGAAGGCATTCGAATAGATACCAAAAGCCTTGCTGAAATGTCTATCTCTTTGGAAAAAGAAAGTAAGGAGATCGAAAACAAGGTTTATGAAATCGCCGGTGTTCGATTTAATCTGGCTTCTCCAAAACAATTGGGGGATGTCCTGTTCGAAAAGTTGAAACTAGATCCTAAGGCCAAAAAGACAAAAACAGGTCAATACGCTACTGGAGAGGAAATTTTGAGCAAGCTGGCCAATGAACATGAGATCGCCAGAGCCATTTTGGATTTTAGACAAATGGTCAAGCTCAAGTCTACTTATGTCGACGCTTTACCTACCATGATTAATTCCAAAACAGGAAAAATTCATACCACATACAATCAGTTTGTGGCAGCTACAGGAAGACTATCCTCAATCAATCCAAACCTCCAGAATATTCCTATTCGGACAGAAAGAGGCCGGGAAATCAGGAAAGCATTTGTTCCAAGAGATGAAAACCATATCCTTTTGGCAGCTGATTACTCCCAAATAGAATTACGTATTATGGCGGCTTTTTCTGGGGATGAATCTATGATAGAAGCTTTCAAAAATGGACGGGATATCCATGCTACTACGGCAGCTAAAATATTTCAGGTTCCTTTAGAGGAAGTCACCTCAGATATGCGTAGAAAAGCCAAAACAGCCAATTTTGGAATTATTTATGGTATTTCTGCTTTTGGACTTTCCCAGAGATTATCGATTTCCCGCACGGAAGCCAAGGAAATTATTGATGCCTATTTCAAGGAATTCCCAGCTGTAAAAGAATACATGGATAGAGCGATAGAAAAAGCCAGAAATGATGAATACGTGGAAACACTTTTGGGCCGTAGAAGATATTTACGAGATATCAATAGTAGAAATGCTACCATGCGAGGCTTTGCGGAGCGAAATGCCATCAATGCACCTATCCAAGGATCGGCAGCTGACTTAATTAAAGTTGCCATGATTGACGTTCATAACTGGATGAAAAAGGAAAATCTCAAGTCTAAAATGATTCTACAGGTACATGATGAATTGGTTTTTGATGCACATAAAGATGAAGTGGAAATTCTAAAAAAGAATATCCCTGAGCTTATGTCAAATGCAATTAAAATGGATGTTCCTGTGGAAGTAGAAGTTGGTACGGGAGATGATTGGCTGCAGGCACACTGA
- the radA gene encoding DNA repair protein RadA gives MAKIKTTFFCQNCGAQSPKWIGKCPACGEWNTYVEEVIQKEESGKGSWKTSGSTQKKANTPKKIQEVNYEEMPRYVTGDAELDRVLGGGIVPGSLVLIGGEPGIGKSTLMLQIALTLKAKSVLYVSGEESEAQIKMRADRMQAKNPDCYVLSETNTQHIFQQIEALKPNLLVIDSIQTLHSQLVESAAGSVSQVRECTAELMKFAKETGTPVFLIGHITKDGSIAGPKVLEHMVDTVLQFEGDRHMSYRILRTSKNRFGSTHELGIYEMRVEGLRPVVNPSEILLTQREEVLNGVAIGAMMEGNRPLLIEIQSLVSPATYGTPQRSSTGHDAKRLNMLLAVLEKRGGMRLGQQDVFLNVAGGLRVDDPALDLAVCASLISSYEDTPVSEQICFAGEVGLGGEIRAVQRIENRIAEAEKLGFKKIIVSKYAIKGLDLKKYRIEVMAVGKLEEMYSKIF, from the coding sequence ATGGCCAAAATCAAAACCACTTTCTTCTGTCAAAACTGCGGTGCCCAAAGTCCAAAATGGATAGGCAAATGCCCTGCATGTGGGGAATGGAATACCTATGTGGAAGAGGTAATTCAAAAAGAAGAAAGTGGAAAAGGAAGTTGGAAAACCAGTGGCTCTACTCAAAAGAAAGCTAATACTCCGAAAAAAATCCAAGAGGTCAATTACGAGGAAATGCCTCGCTATGTCACTGGAGATGCGGAACTGGACCGAGTGCTAGGTGGAGGTATTGTCCCTGGTTCCTTGGTTTTGATAGGAGGAGAACCTGGTATTGGGAAATCTACTTTAATGCTACAAATAGCCTTAACCTTAAAGGCAAAGTCCGTCTTATATGTTTCCGGAGAGGAAAGTGAAGCACAAATCAAGATGCGTGCTGATCGAATGCAGGCCAAAAATCCCGACTGCTATGTGCTCTCTGAAACAAATACGCAGCATATTTTCCAACAAATTGAGGCTTTGAAGCCCAACCTGTTGGTGATAGATTCTATACAGACGCTTCACTCCCAACTGGTAGAGTCTGCAGCCGGTTCGGTTTCTCAGGTTCGAGAATGTACTGCAGAGCTCATGAAATTTGCCAAAGAAACTGGTACTCCTGTCTTTTTGATCGGGCATATCACAAAAGATGGATCTATCGCAGGACCAAAGGTTTTGGAACATATGGTAGATACGGTTCTTCAATTTGAAGGAGATCGGCATATGAGCTACAGAATCCTGCGAACCAGTAAAAATCGATTTGGCTCGACGCATGAATTGGGAATTTATGAGATGAGAGTAGAAGGTTTGCGCCCAGTAGTCAACCCTTCAGAAATTTTATTGACTCAAAGAGAAGAAGTACTCAATGGAGTCGCCATTGGAGCAATGATGGAGGGAAATAGGCCTTTGTTGATAGAAATACAGTCCCTCGTCAGCCCTGCAACTTATGGAACTCCCCAAAGAAGTAGTACCGGACATGATGCCAAGAGACTGAATATGCTTTTGGCAGTGTTGGAAAAACGAGGAGGGATGAGGTTAGGCCAACAAGATGTGTTTCTAAATGTGGCTGGAGGCTTAAGAGTAGACGACCCGGCCTTGGATTTGGCTGTTTGTGCCAGCTTGATTTCCAGCTATGAGGACACCCCTGTTTCCGAACAAATCTGTTTCGCTGGAGAGGTAGGCTTAGGAGGAGAAATTCGTGCTGTCCAAAGAATCGAAAACAGAATTGCCGAAGCAGAAAAACTTGGTTTCAAAAAAATTATTGTCTCCAAATATGCAATCAAAGGTTTAGACCTTAAAAAGTATCGCATAGAAGTCATGGCAGTCGGCAAACTGGAAGAAATGTACTCTAAGATTTTCTAG
- a CDS encoding DM13 domain-containing protein has protein sequence MKLKNLLLLFSTVFFSSCMNEDDMDTTMDKDDMEMSADMDEDQMTMYMGEFVSDAHPTSGKVNVNTNKNILEFSDFKSDDGPLLEVYLATDTKASEFITLGELKGLEGDYEYDLPDNVDFEEYQYVLIWCVDFSVNFGYAKIE, from the coding sequence ATGAAACTCAAGAATTTACTTCTTCTTTTTTCAACAGTATTTTTTTCTTCTTGTATGAATGAGGATGATATGGATACGACCATGGACAAAGACGATATGGAAATGTCTGCTGACATGGATGAAGATCAAATGACCATGTATATGGGTGAATTTGTCTCCGACGCTCATCCTACTTCAGGAAAAGTAAATGTGAATACTAATAAGAATATTCTGGAATTTTCAGATTTTAAATCAGATGACGGCCCCCTTCTGGAAGTGTACTTGGCTACTGACACTAAAGCTTCAGAATTTATTACACTTGGTGAATTGAAAGGATTGGAAGGGGATTATGAATATGATTTACCAGATAATGTTGATTTTGAAGAATACCAGTACGTGTTAATCTGGTGTGTTGACTTTTCCGTCAACTTTGGCTACGCCAAAATTGAATGA
- a CDS encoding Dabb family protein, with product MITHSLFFRLKYPIGSPEEHTFFNALAKLSTISGVENFTILKQISQKNEFDYGLNIEFENQEAFQTFHQNPHHALFFKIYWPDFVEDCMELDFEKADLVDIPN from the coding sequence ATGATTACACACAGCTTATTTTTTAGGTTGAAGTATCCAATAGGATCGCCTGAAGAGCATACATTCTTTAATGCGCTTGCTAAACTTTCTACCATTTCTGGGGTAGAAAATTTTACCATACTAAAACAGATAAGTCAAAAAAATGAGTTTGATTATGGTTTGAACATTGAATTTGAAAATCAAGAAGCCTTTCAAACATTCCATCAAAATCCACATCATGCCCTATTTTTTAAGATTTATTGGCCGGATTTTGTGGAAGATTGTATGGAGTTAGACTTTGAAAAAGCGGATTTAGTAGATATTCCCAACTAA
- a CDS encoding alpha/beta hydrolase: protein MKRIILFLLSFLFILRVSAQMEVRTAIEMGPDHYPQEGVPKGEFLGPFDFHSKIIEGTVRQYWLFIPAQYEPSKPASLLVFQDGYRATNPNGSIRAPQVLENLIAKGEIPVTIGIFISPGNLSETYPTNLGSSNPNNRAAEYDAMDDRYARFIIEEMLPTVSKDYNLTSDPEQRAIGGTSSGAIAAFTVAWHYPDYFRKVYSGIGSYVSIGFRPNETPVKLGGQDYPALIRREKIRPIRIFIQDGTNDLSNEWGNWFLANQQMVSAFEYANQNADKNNLSNPRYEFTYVWTDGEHSDKHPGALLPEGLKWLWKSDK, encoded by the coding sequence ATGAAACGCATAATTTTATTCCTTCTCTCCTTTCTATTCATACTCCGAGTTTCGGCTCAAATGGAAGTACGAACAGCTATAGAAATGGGTCCAGATCACTATCCTCAGGAGGGTGTTCCAAAAGGTGAATTTCTTGGACCTTTTGATTTTCACAGTAAAATAATTGAAGGGACCGTTCGACAATATTGGCTTTTTATCCCAGCTCAATATGAACCAAGCAAACCTGCAAGTCTTTTGGTTTTTCAAGATGGATATCGAGCTACCAACCCTAATGGGTCTATACGCGCTCCTCAGGTTCTGGAAAACCTGATTGCAAAGGGAGAAATACCCGTAACTATTGGCATTTTTATTTCTCCTGGCAATCTCTCTGAGACTTACCCAACAAATCTTGGTTCGAGCAATCCTAACAATAGAGCAGCTGAATATGATGCCATGGATGACAGGTACGCAAGGTTTATTATTGAAGAAATGTTACCCACAGTCAGCAAAGATTATAATCTAACATCTGACCCCGAACAAAGAGCAATCGGAGGAACAAGTAGTGGGGCGATAGCAGCATTTACCGTGGCTTGGCATTATCCTGACTATTTCCGCAAAGTTTATAGTGGCATAGGAAGCTATGTTTCTATTGGTTTTAGACCCAATGAAACTCCAGTTAAACTCGGTGGACAAGACTATCCTGCCTTAATTCGAAGAGAGAAAATCCGTCCCATTCGAATTTTCATTCAGGATGGTACCAATGACCTCAGTAATGAGTGGGGAAATTGGTTTTTAGCGAATCAACAGATGGTCTCAGCTTTTGAATATGCCAATCAAAATGCAGACAAAAACAATTTGTCTAATCCTAGGTATGAATTTACTTATGTTTGGACGGATGGTGAGCATAGCGATAAGCACCCTGGGGCATTATTGCCTGAGGGGCTTAAATGGTTATGGAAATCCGATAAGTAA